One genomic window of Hyperolius riggenbachi isolate aHypRig1 chromosome 7, aHypRig1.pri, whole genome shotgun sequence includes the following:
- the LOC137525182 gene encoding peroxisomal trans-2-enoyl-CoA reductase-like isoform X1 → MAARSVLIPGLFRGKVAVVTGGGTGIGRAIAAELLSLDCNVVIASRKMERLKAAAEALISEVSPGNPSALTALQCNIRKEEEVESLMESTLKQYGRIDFLVNNGGGQFPSPSEAISSKGWNAVIDTNLTGTFYCCKAAYNAWMREHGGAIVNIVADMWKGFPGMCHTGAARAGVDNLTKSLAIEWAHSGVRINAVAPGIIFSQTAVENYKEIGASMFLNYIPNIPAKRLGMPEEVSPVVCFLLSPAASFMSGETVKVDGAQSLYHNHWEVPGTARSVDHKNWPEPPECENAKVLKKLLSDTGS, encoded by the exons ATGGCGGCGCGCAGTGTGCTGATCCCGGGGCTGTTCCGGGGGAAGGTGGCCGTGGTGACCGGAGGAGGCACCGGCATCGGGAGGGCCATAGCGGCTGAGCTGCTGTCACTGG ACTGCAATGTTGTTATTGCGTCTCGCAAAATGGAGCGATTAAAAGCAGCGGCTGAAGCTCTGATTTCTGAAGTGTCTCCGGGAAACCCATCAGCACTGACCGCCCTGCAGTGTAACATCCGCAaagaggaggag GTGGAGTCGCTGATGGAGTCTACCCTGAAGCAATACGGTCGGATTGACTTCTTGGTGAACAATGGCGGAGGGCAGTTCCCGAGTCCCAGCGAGGCGATATCGTCCAAAGGATGGAACGCAGTCATAGACACCAACCTCACTGGCACCTTCTACTGCTGCAAAGCCG cGTACAATGCCTGGATGCGGGAACACGGCGGAGCTATCGTCAATATCGTAGCGGACATGTGGAAGGGCTTCCCAGGAATGTG CCACACGGGGGCAGCAAGAGCTGGTGTGGACAATCTCACCAAAAGCCTGGCCATAGAGTGGGCCCACAGTGGTGTCAGGATAAATGCCGTGGCTCCG GGAATCATTTTCTCGCAGACGGCTGTGGAGAACTATAAAGAAATTGGAGCTTCCATGTTTCTGAACTACATCCCTAATATTCCAGCTAAGAGACTCGGAATGCCGGAGGAG GTGTCACCGGTGGTCTGCTTCCTCCTGTCGCCGGCTGCTTCCTTCATGTCTGGAGAGACTGTAAAGGTGGACGGTGCTCAGAGTTTATACCACAATCACTGGGAAGTGCCAGGTACAGCTCGCTCTGTGG ATCACAAGAACTGGCCAGAACCCCCAGAATGTGAGAACGCCAAAGTTTTGAAGAAGCTGTTATCTGACACCGGTTCTTGA
- the LOC137525182 gene encoding peroxisomal trans-2-enoyl-CoA reductase-like isoform X2 has protein sequence MAARSVLIPGLFRGKVAVVTGGGTGIGRAIAAELLSLDCNVVIASRKMERLKAAAEALISEVSPGNPSALTALQCNIRKEEEVESLMESTLKQYGRIDFLVNNGGGQFPSPSEAISSKGWNAVIDTNLTGTFYCCKAAYNAWMREHGGAIVNIVADMWKGFPGMCHTGAARAGVDNLTKSLAIEWAHSGVRINAVAPGIIFSQTAVENYKEIGASMFLNYIPNIPAKRLGMPEEVSPVVCFLLSPAASFMSGETVKVDGAQSLYHNHWEVPDHKNWPEPPECENAKVLKKLLSDTGS, from the exons ATGGCGGCGCGCAGTGTGCTGATCCCGGGGCTGTTCCGGGGGAAGGTGGCCGTGGTGACCGGAGGAGGCACCGGCATCGGGAGGGCCATAGCGGCTGAGCTGCTGTCACTGG ACTGCAATGTTGTTATTGCGTCTCGCAAAATGGAGCGATTAAAAGCAGCGGCTGAAGCTCTGATTTCTGAAGTGTCTCCGGGAAACCCATCAGCACTGACCGCCCTGCAGTGTAACATCCGCAaagaggaggag GTGGAGTCGCTGATGGAGTCTACCCTGAAGCAATACGGTCGGATTGACTTCTTGGTGAACAATGGCGGAGGGCAGTTCCCGAGTCCCAGCGAGGCGATATCGTCCAAAGGATGGAACGCAGTCATAGACACCAACCTCACTGGCACCTTCTACTGCTGCAAAGCCG cGTACAATGCCTGGATGCGGGAACACGGCGGAGCTATCGTCAATATCGTAGCGGACATGTGGAAGGGCTTCCCAGGAATGTG CCACACGGGGGCAGCAAGAGCTGGTGTGGACAATCTCACCAAAAGCCTGGCCATAGAGTGGGCCCACAGTGGTGTCAGGATAAATGCCGTGGCTCCG GGAATCATTTTCTCGCAGACGGCTGTGGAGAACTATAAAGAAATTGGAGCTTCCATGTTTCTGAACTACATCCCTAATATTCCAGCTAAGAGACTCGGAATGCCGGAGGAG GTGTCACCGGTGGTCTGCTTCCTCCTGTCGCCGGCTGCTTCCTTCATGTCTGGAGAGACTGTAAAGGTGGACGGTGCTCAGAGTTTATACCACAATCACTGGGAAGTGCCAG ATCACAAGAACTGGCCAGAACCCCCAGAATGTGAGAACGCCAAAGTTTTGAAGAAGCTGTTATCTGACACCGGTTCTTGA
- the LOC137525182 gene encoding peroxisomal trans-2-enoyl-CoA reductase-like isoform X3, with protein sequence MERLKAAAEALISEVSPGNPSALTALQCNIRKEEEVESLMESTLKQYGRIDFLVNNGGGQFPSPSEAISSKGWNAVIDTNLTGTFYCCKAAYNAWMREHGGAIVNIVADMWKGFPGMCHTGAARAGVDNLTKSLAIEWAHSGVRINAVAPGIIFSQTAVENYKEIGASMFLNYIPNIPAKRLGMPEEVSPVVCFLLSPAASFMSGETVKVDGAQSLYHNHWEVPGTARSVDHKNWPEPPECENAKVLKKLLSDTGS encoded by the exons ATGGAGCGATTAAAAGCAGCGGCTGAAGCTCTGATTTCTGAAGTGTCTCCGGGAAACCCATCAGCACTGACCGCCCTGCAGTGTAACATCCGCAaagaggaggag GTGGAGTCGCTGATGGAGTCTACCCTGAAGCAATACGGTCGGATTGACTTCTTGGTGAACAATGGCGGAGGGCAGTTCCCGAGTCCCAGCGAGGCGATATCGTCCAAAGGATGGAACGCAGTCATAGACACCAACCTCACTGGCACCTTCTACTGCTGCAAAGCCG cGTACAATGCCTGGATGCGGGAACACGGCGGAGCTATCGTCAATATCGTAGCGGACATGTGGAAGGGCTTCCCAGGAATGTG CCACACGGGGGCAGCAAGAGCTGGTGTGGACAATCTCACCAAAAGCCTGGCCATAGAGTGGGCCCACAGTGGTGTCAGGATAAATGCCGTGGCTCCG GGAATCATTTTCTCGCAGACGGCTGTGGAGAACTATAAAGAAATTGGAGCTTCCATGTTTCTGAACTACATCCCTAATATTCCAGCTAAGAGACTCGGAATGCCGGAGGAG GTGTCACCGGTGGTCTGCTTCCTCCTGTCGCCGGCTGCTTCCTTCATGTCTGGAGAGACTGTAAAGGTGGACGGTGCTCAGAGTTTATACCACAATCACTGGGAAGTGCCAGGTACAGCTCGCTCTGTGG ATCACAAGAACTGGCCAGAACCCCCAGAATGTGAGAACGCCAAAGTTTTGAAGAAGCTGTTATCTGACACCGGTTCTTGA